The Candidatus Binatia bacterium sequence TACGGGGGCTGGGCGATGCAACTCGCCGAGCAAGGTCCGGCTCGCTTCTACGCGCCGAACAATTTCGCCGACTACCCGCCCGGCTACATGTACGTGCTCTGGTGGATCGGCGCCGCGAGAAACGCGCTCGGCCTCGCACCGACGTCCGCAGCGTACGTCGTGCTTCTCAAGCTCCCGGCAATTCTCGCGGACGCCGCGATCGCCTGGCTTCTCTTCGCGCGACTCAGACCCACCGACCGGCGCGTTGCGTGGGGCGCGGCTCTCGCGTTCAGCTTGAACCCGGCGCTGTGGCTCAACTCGGCTGTCTGGGGGCAAACTGATGCAATTCTCGCTTTGCTTCTCTTCCTCGCATTCCTCTTCCAGGGAGAGCGCCGCTTCGAGTTGGCGTCCGTCTTCACCACGCTCGCCGCGCTGACGAAGCCGCAGGCCCTCCTCGTCATCCCGCTTCTGCCGCTCTGGCCGGACCGATGGTGGAAGGGCGTCCGGCCGCTCACCTGTCTCGCCGCGGCCCTCGCCACGACCTACATCGTCGCCGAGCCCTTTCGCGGACCGCGCCCCTGGTCCTTCCTACCGGACCTCTACATTTCGACGATGGGCTCGTATGCCGAGACGTCGGTCAACGCCATGAATCTCCCTGCCCTCCTGTTCGGCATGCGCGCTACGGACCTCAAGCCGATCTTCGGCCTGACGCCCAACATCTGGTCTCTCGCGATCGGCCTCGCCATCGGCGCACTCTTCTTCGCGGCCTACCTGCGCCGTCGAGATCGGCTGCTCTTCACCGCGCTGCTCGCATCCGCGATGCTCGTGTCGTTCGTGTGCCTCTCCAGGATGCACGAGCGCTACCTCTACCCATTCTTCCTCTTCGCCGGCTTGATCTCGGTCACCGGGCCCGTCGGCGCGCTCTACTGGGCACTCTCAGCGGTCTTTGCCGTCAATCAAGTAGTCGTGCTTCGGTGGACCGACTCCATTCCGCCGTGGATCTGGCAGACCGGCGCCGTTGCCAACGGCCTCCTCCTCCTCGCCTGGCTCGCGGCGGTCTGGCAGATGGCGCGCGGACGGCTCTCGCCCTCCGGCGAGGCTGCGCTCAATCGAGACGAGGAGCCCGACGGCAGCAACAGCCGAACGGGACAGCTGCCGATGGTGCTTCTCGCCGCTGCCGCGTCGCTCGCGCTAGCGAGCCCGGCACTCTGCGCGACCGAGCTCATCGCCGTGCCGCCCCCGGACGCACCCGAGGACGCCCAGCCTCCCACGTGGCGGCTCGAGGGGTACCGGACCGATCCCGGCCCCGTGACCTTCGGCTGGCGACGGAACGAGATCGGCTTCGGCGTGCTCGAGATGTCGACCGCAATTCCCAACGACCTGCGATGGGTCCGCGACGTACCGGTCGCACCTGACACCTGGTACCGAATCGCGGGGTGGCTCCGCGCGGACGGCGTGACGACCGACGTCGGCGTTCATCTGTGGATCGTCGGAACGCACCGTCAATCACGCGACGTCGCGGGGACCAGCGGGTGGCAACCGGTCACGCTCTGGGTGAAGACCGGCGCCGACGAGACGACGCTCGAAGTCGCGTGCCGGCTCGGCGGCGGACCGTATCAGACCTCGGGCACCGCCGGGTGCGCCGGCCTCACCATCGAAGTCGCATCGCCGCCGGCAGCCGACCACGGCTTCGGATTCGAACCGACCCAGCCTCACCCGTACGAGACCATGGCGCCGCTCGTACAGACCACGGCCGTCCTGCTGGCGCTTCTCGCCGGGTTCTGCGCGTGGCGATCGTCACGCGGTTGACCACTCGAACGAGCGATCCAACCCCGTCGGTTTCGACCACGAGCCTCCTGGGCTTCGATCTGCCGAGATGGTCGCCGGCCAGCAGCGAACTCCGCGGATCCTCTTCAGTTCGTCGACGCTATTTCGGCGATCTCATTTTCCTCGAGTCCTTCTTGCGCAGGTTGCCGGAAGGCGCTTCGATCTTGCCTTCGACGTCGCACGGAACGAACGAGCCGCCATGACCCTCGCGCTCCCCCGACCGAATGCGCGCGACCCGCACAGAGCAGAAGAGCGCACGCGGTCGATTGGAACAACCGACTCCTCGAACGACTTGGAGTCCCGACTCCACATCGCACTCCTGGGCTCGCCGTAACCCCCGACGCCCGAACGGAGCCACGCGCGCTCCTCGAGGATCGGATCGGCCCCCTCGACCCGAAGCCCCCCTGCTCCTGTTCCACATCGACTCTCGGCGGGAGGCCAGAGTCTGGCCTCCCGGGCACTTCGCTTCGGTGGCCGACCGACTCGAGCAGGACCTCGGTTGCGTCCCCCTCCTCACCGTCGGACCGGACCAATCCGACCTCCTTTGCGGCGCCGCGCTTGTCGACGACCTGCTCGTTCTCGTGACGCGCCGTTGGAACCTGCGCCGCGTGGGATTCGGAATCGGACTGCTCCCGCTCGGCGTTGCCCTTGCGACAGTAGTCAGCCTCGCACCGCCGCCCGGGAACATCCTCAGGCACGCCGGATGGATGTTCTGGGATCCGCAGAGCGTGGCTCCGAAGGAGACTCCAAAAGACACGGCGCTTCCCGAGATCTGCCGCGCGGCGCGTTCGTCGCCTCGCGCCGACCGTAGGAAGTCTCTCTTGGGTGGGGGACCCCGCGATCGCGCCCCCACACGACTACCGCGAGCCGGAGCAGCGCGGCCGCTTCGTCGCGCAACAGCGGCGTGCCTCGAGTCCGTCGATCGCGCGCCCAGCCCAGAGCGGCGGAGATCCTGTCTCCTTGCTTGACAGTCCTTCCGAGAAGCCGTTAGCGGTAGGCGCGCGCGGACGGAGGGGAACCAGATGACGGAGAGACCGAACGTACTGGTGTTGATCACCGATCAGGAGCGGCGAGGTCCAGCCTACGAGGACGACGCCGTCGCTCAGTTTCGTTCCGAACACCTGCCCGCCCGCAGGTGGCTTCAGGAGAATGGCGTCGAGTTTGCGCAGCACTACACGGGCGCGACTGCGTGCAGCCCCAGCCGCCCCACACTTCTTACCGGCC is a genomic window containing:
- a CDS encoding glycosyltransferase 87 family protein, which codes for MFTFFLLVQLGVPLAALADAVPQNIENGALTEARAQNPELPAGWETSADTPHDGAFRWIDGNRGLGALEIHSATPVEAEWFQEAPVEPDRWYRFSAFVRMAGVSPKQAGARLATEMTAIAPDESPGSLEDSGWTPVVRWFHTAGDEHSVRVSCRLGGDRQPAAGEVACSRFRLEPVHGPPPHLAGESETARDGTFSGLLSGLAILTALLVAIGHHGRLHRSAESAESATLAWLLAAIGAAKIAQAPLFQHPGDLSIYGGWAMQLAEQGPARFYAPNNFADYPPGYMYVLWWIGAARNALGLAPTSAAYVVLLKLPAILADAAIAWLLFARLRPTDRRVAWGAALAFSLNPALWLNSAVWGQTDAILALLLFLAFLFQGERRFELASVFTTLAALTKPQALLVIPLLPLWPDRWWKGVRPLTCLAAALATTYIVAEPFRGPRPWSFLPDLYISTMGSYAETSVNAMNLPALLFGMRATDLKPIFGLTPNIWSLAIGLAIGALFFAAYLRRRDRLLFTALLASAMLVSFVCLSRMHERYLYPFFLFAGLISVTGPVGALYWALSAVFAVNQVVVLRWTDSIPPWIWQTGAVANGLLLLAWLAAVWQMARGRLSPSGEAALNRDEEPDGSNSRTGQLPMVLLAAAASLALASPALCATELIAVPPPDAPEDAQPPTWRLEGYRTDPGPVTFGWRRNEIGFGVLEMSTAIPNDLRWVRDVPVAPDTWYRIAGWLRADGVTTDVGVHLWIVGTHRQSRDVAGTSGWQPVTLWVKTGADETTLEVACRLGGGPYQTSGTAGCAGLTIEVASPPAADHGFGFEPTQPHPYETMAPLVQTTAVLLALLAGFCAWRSSRG